Sequence from the Plasmodium yoelii strain 17X genome assembly, chromosome: 10 genome:
AAGATTTACATTAAGTCTAAATatgtaagaaaaaataagtaTGAATATTACTATGAAAAggaacaataaaaaaatatattttgataaattataaGAATTGTATTTTGTGTTAATATAACATAATGGAAAATGTGTTGAACTATgcactttttatattttattgttaaatttggggtaaatatatttaagaaCTCTTATTAATGGTATCTTAATTtcctattatataagaaGTGATAATCGGAGTTTAAGGTTCGATTGAGGTATAGGTAGCACAATATACACACATCTGGTTTATTTGATTGGTAActgtatttattaaaacttattatttgatgTGAGAGTTGTttgaatttaatatatgacTCCTATCTGAAATTGCAACATACGTTATATATGAAggtataaaattataataaactgTATTTTAATAGATTGTTtacattataatttaaaatagacGGGGagttcatttttaatatcaattaaataaattgcatattattgtaataaacaatcaaaaaatataaatatatatttatatataaagtattttttatttgaggATGGTGAtcgatatattttatgatatttgtATATTGATATACAATTAATTACTAACAAGTTTTAAgttttatgataataataaaagtacgaaacataattttttaacgTAAAAAAAGTGATAGAATTAATATAAAGGGCAATCATACAGCAAAAGTAATTGAATTACATCATTAATTATTTGATTTAGTCGcgaaattaaacatattaatatattttaattcaaaaggaacaaaaaattacatactaaataataatttttaaacgaTAAAAATGTTGTGCTGGTAATTTAAATAGGCATTATGCATAatcataaattaattttattaatatatgtatcccAATATTAAAGTGTTGATAGAGCTATACTTGTGGCATATTGTTGTTTACTAGATCAAATACGTTGTTCTAAGCTTAGgatattcatatatacaaaatatatatctctTTTATCGTATGCATACTCGATAGAATTTCCACTATCATAAACCtacgaaaaaaatggataaatatataaaatatgtcaaTATTTTGTGTGtgaatatcataaaatatgaGTTATAAAGTGCATTTTAGataaatgttaaaataagaaaaaaattatatttttatgagaTTGCTTACAGCGTTGATATAAGTAATTTGAACGCCGTTGttgcattttttaactaCAAAACCGGCTATGTTAGTATCCAATTTGGTTAATGCTTCCTCAGGATCAATGTCAGTTTCGATTGgttgtgtattttttaatatttctttCATATTAGGTTCATCACCAATTATACCGAGATAATTTAGAGCTCTTGAAGGACAAAGAATTACAGTTGTGTCATTTGAATGCTACAAAATGaatggataaaaaaatatatgtattgtgtaaattaatgtataatatgtataataatatgaataatggAAAACAAATTTGCTTACTTTAACTTTTGCGgctaaaatatatttttttatgaggGGTGTATAATTAGAATCTGTGATAAGTTTTTCAAacatgattatatttttggaGTATACACGAGCAAGATTTcctaaaaaaatgattattttggagatataaataaaatattatgaatataacaaaatatgaatgaaaataatagaCAAAGATTAGTAAAATTGAAAGATACGTAAATAGTGATAATGACCTTAAAtttattgattattttttatgtaccCTTAATAAACTTGTAATTGTATTTTTGGATATCATTGAAATCCCAGAGTTCCTTTATTATATCAGAGtactaatgaaaaataaaaatatggatatatataataatggtTATTTAGTTTGAAGTCATTTGTATATGTTAAATATTGTTTGGTATTTGATACCTTATAGGCAAATGGGATCGTAAACTGAAATCTTCCAATATccatatttccaattttcttaaaatatataatgttgtTTCCATTTCCTTTAAAAAAGCTCGAATAACTGTCTGTACCAGTCTCAGAAAGTTTTAGTAAAAGTGTTGAAGCATTTTTTGCATGATCCATTGCTTCCGAAATTTCATAAATGTCATAACATACAAAGCCTCTGTATTTATCAAATCTTGAATTCGAAATATTATTGGTGCGAGATTATTTTTAATGggtaaaaaaaagaaagaaatgaatttataaatggAATTTAGAATATTTAATGATTATGAAGGGATGGGTTTGAGGAATAtggatatttatattatatgtatatatttttcgatATTTTCATACACTGTTTCATGGAGGTCGGAGTCGGCCTTATTAGCAAAATTTGCAGCACGTTCAGATGCAAATGCTACATTTTGCATATATCCTACGAGACTTAAAAATGCCAAAGAAATCTTAATATATcctttattcatttttgtatttgataagtaaaatatgagttcaaaaaatgtaaaaaaggTTATATAAGGAGATTTGAAATAGAAGGAAAAGAATATCCAaggaatttataaaaaattaatacttattcaaaaaaaaaaaaaatatatataattatttaaacgaGAAACTATTTAAACAAAATCGTTGCAAGGGGGGAAAAATAACGTACAACTCAAATTATAGAGCACTCAACATGTTatgattttaatttttctaatattatagtatttaaaaaagtagatttaattaattataataatattttatatgttatgCGTTATTGGAATacaaatttttgttttttatagttatctaaaattaaaacatagttttataaaatatctatatatataagattTGTAAGCATTTATATGGatctgaaaaaaaatgtatagaGGGATACGCGTATTACCTAATGAACAtcgataatttaaaatataaaaagagaaacagaatcaaaaataaatagttgttttgttatttttctCCTTTATTTGAGTATGgatgttttttatatttttatgtattaaagAGTTTAATTTATggtgaaaatatattatttacataCGGTTGCAACTATTATaactataataataataataatattccaATTAATCATAACAATAGGATGATAAATTTTACATTATggtgaattattttttctgtaattttatttttactttaatTGAAAATTTAATAGAATTTTTCTAGTATTATTCGTTAAACGgtcaaaattatatattgcCGGTGATAGCAATGATATACATTATTTCTTGCAAATGgatacaaattataataaaatatttgtttatgtatcaaaataaaaatatatataaatataaaaaaaaacaaaatataaaaaaatatataaaattaaataaaaatttaatatttttttttcgtgaAGCTGGGATGTTGAAATATATCAGATTTAATGATGAGGTTTAATGCTGCAGGTTTATGAGTCTGAATTTAAAAgagtatataaattttaaataagtcGGATATATTCcgttcattattataaatatattggtGTAATATctataaagaaaattataattaaattaaattttctgtatattttgattaaaaAAGGAGGGAAttaatcaaatatatttggTATATGATggaattttatatttaaatcatttgTTGGAGTGTTTGCTCTGTGATTGAGATATGTAAAAATAGAGGTGATATAGTGTTTAAATGTTTGAGGTGTGATAATATATGTTTGTGaaatgagaaaaataaaaagtcaATAGAGTAACTAAATTATGATTTGGGTATGATGACAAATCGGTAATTCCGTGGAATATAATGtttttatacaatttgtacatttttttttattggttgtatttaatgttatagtgTGGTGATTTATTCGGGGGATGTTTGGGGGATATACATATGTTATATGATTTGAATagaaacaatatatttaatgttaaatattcatagatatattatataaataaagtgATTACATATCTATGTAGATGATACATTATTTGAATTTGATAAACGACTTCAAAGACgatatttaagagaaaaactaaaaaaatacagaagaaaatgaatcattatatatgattcgaagagtagtggttatttcaggaatagtaataatgattgatatTTGTTAAGAAAGTGTCTATTTTTGACCATAAATTCGGAAGATCATTTTTGGGTTTAtaagaatatttaaataatataattaataaaatataatgttacaTATCTATAGTATGTATTTTTGTACtctttttgcataattttatatagtttttatgttgtggaaccaATATTAGAGTTAGGGTTAAATATTACAtcgtattaattttttataatttgaccactaattaaatatatgcaccACCCCTGTATGTTTAACCACGAGATCAAGTTTAAAAGTCCatatatgcaaccaaaaaggGAGCATTGTAATTATTTTGAAAGGAGgtgcataatatattttataatatacataatgGAGTGCTCATATCAATTTAATAcgattaacaaaaaaatgtctatattgcatatattaatgcatattatgatatatcataattatttattatataagactTGTTAACCCagagctatattgaattatgcatatcataaaatgtttcatctgatgaaaatattatttagtaaaacttataatttgtatcatatttattttgattcaaatcgtatttttataaccgaacagtataataattttatatatgaggGTATAACGTACAATTGCATTTACCTTGAATATTCCTATACATTATAACATACCTTCATGTTAAtggttatatttttaatgttaataaagcacactactaatatataatagataatcataaaatatagattcataaatgCCGAttgagaatcgacaatataacatagtctataaaatattgctatgcttctaacatattttgaagttttaattatagtttctattctctttttgtattaatagaagttgaTTTATACgctttaatatatttatcataaggtataaCAATAGGTTCGTTAtacaataaatttttaaatccatagttttgaagtatatataatttggaaatatattatgtttaaaatagctaaaaaatgaaatataagtatattaataaagtttcatatcatattttgttctattAATTATAAGTGATATGATAGATAAAACTagagttattattatatgcctatacagataaaatagtaaattattttaccaataattaatattgaaatgttgaaatattgtataaactttcatataattaaatattaattttatcgaaaagacataataatacattataaaagtataatttttatatatttgttaaagatccaatttgggatatgtggttttatattataaaaaattgaaccATTGGAGAATGGGTTAAAGactcaattcatgttaaattCGATTTTATGATTCCATATCaacgcatattatattatcattattttacaatagaattaataaaatatataatttttaacaaattatttgaatgtgtatatattgatagctataacaataaaatatatatgataaaaatgaacaatgagaacatttaatgaatatttatataaatttatatattaaaagagaaaatatatcttatctctctcctcttaaaggggAACATAACGACCTATTCACaaatagttttctattatactttaaaatttccatcaatacttatttatgtgttatatatttactaagtattattttaaaagcaatctacatataaaaacttatttaagcttataaatagtGTCTCAGTGTAAATTGCTTTAAAGAACGGAaattatgcataaaataaaatataaatttccCAATATGGTATACATATAGATTGAAGTATATACGAATAAAAAAAGGTTATTTAatgcattaatttttttttaatttctctatattaaataaaaacaatatcaatttatataatttgcatataaaatggaacaatgcaacttattttgtaaatgctataattttagaaaagactgtattatatattataagaaacaagtatataagtattaagtctatcttattaaataattatttatatactttaaggattataataataataacttttaaaattttttatatgtgtgAAGTATTTAAGTTTCAGGGCGTTGTTtatgttctatattaaagcatgtgtgtaattatatattttttaaattcattataaaagtatattcatttttataataaagttacaCCATGTATTAGCAAGAATacaattttttgtataaaatacacatctatatttaataaaatatgtattaaacaCCCCTCTAAgataatttagctaattatcataaagAGAAATGTAACGTTTCTTTAgtaatcatattattttattattctatattaatttaattattaaaaaaattataatatatttaactacagacagttgTTATTTATAGGGTCAAAGTATCTGCGTCACATATTGGGAGCTGTGTATTTCAAATAGCATGATTTTActaaatttacaaataaaaaataaaattccatCATGATGAATGACAACATGGTATAgacttttttaataataataatttactttacattttttgatattgtattatatatatcattaaactttattttaatacctttttcaataatacgcatttctaataattatttttaaatatttttttagtgtaGTAAATTCCTTTTAGTAAGGAACTTGCTTCCCGATGAATTCGAAAATAATGGAGACTATCaaattaatgataaaaattttttcagtgaatattatgataataataatggacGTAATGATGAGctcgaaaaaattaatggtggatgtttatatttgtttaaaaatatgtttggGGATTCTTATTCGTTTAAagaatatacaaataataatatcaaGGTGGTTGAATACATCAtaatatggttaagttatatgttaagcCTAAAAtcaaatggaaaaataaacaatCTAAAAGATTTTTATAATCAATATATAAAGAATGCTGAGAAGTATACAAATCATATATCTGGTGTTGAAAGTCATTATCGTAgttataaggatcttatagataaaaataattaccttttaaatatggatatgagcattatatctaaattttatgaatcatttatattattatgtgagATGAATACTAAACT
This genomic interval carries:
- a CDS encoding fam-a protein codes for the protein MNKGYIKISLAFLSLVGYMQNVAFASERAANFANKADSDLHETVFDKYRGFVCYDIYEISEAMDHAKNASTLLLKLSETGTDSYSSFFKGNGNNIIYFKKIGNMDIGRFQFTIPFAYKYSDIIKELWDFNDIQKYNYKFIKGNLARVYSKNIIMFEKLITDSNYTPLIKKYILAAKVKHSNDTTVILCPSRALNYLGIIGDEPNMKEILKNTQPIETDIDPEEALTKLDTNIAGFVVKKCNNGVQITYINAVYDSGNSIEYAYDKRDIYFVYMNILSLEQRI
- a CDS encoding PIR protein; translation: MNDNMCSKFLLVRNLLPDEFENNGDYQINDKNFFSEYYDNNNGRNDELEKINGGCLYLFKNMFGDSYSFKEYTNNNIKVVEYIIIWLSYMLSLKSNGKINNLKDFYNQYIKNAEKYTNHISGVESHYRSYKDLIDKNNYLLNMDMSIISKFYESFILLCEMNTKLYANVSNCEEYLGKAQKFVKKYDELNEKYYDFNDKYSIIKGNSYNQLLSTLSNDYNNLKNRCKYYKYINYPSLPTYSRRSIIRNALIPFILVVTAICLRIAYKYSLFGFREKFQKQHLKRKIKKIIKKMNY